From one Triticum aestivum cultivar Chinese Spring chromosome 4B, IWGSC CS RefSeq v2.1, whole genome shotgun sequence genomic stretch:
- the LOC123095126 gene encoding uncharacterized protein: MDVQKKIPFNAVNDDDVKQFCEALGRFGPNWKPPSQYMIREKMLLQEVERTKDLMKPHELERVETGCSIMTDAWTDKKRRSIMNLCVHCRLGTAFLESKEASADAHTSLYIFNYVVGCIEKIGAENVVQVVTDNALNNMGAKDMLKGKWPKIFWTSCATHTLNLIVEAIAKLKQFGPTITKAKQMTIFLYAHHKTLSLMRSFTKKRDIVRPGVTRFASAFLTLQSLVSKRKELRAMVCSDEWEACKHTKKVKGKSAHATIMSRGFWKNVSLCIKVFEPLVKVLRLADSDDPSMASMYGELISAKKEIKAVVENSEKDYLLIPNPWIAR; the protein is encoded by the exons ATGGATGTacaaaaaaaaattcctttcaatgCTGTCAATGATGATGACGTCAAGCAGTTTTGTGAAGCCCTTGGTCGGTTTGGTCCTAATTGGAAGCCACCTTCACAATATATGATCCGAGAGAAGATGTTGCTGCAAGAAGTGGAAAGAACTAAGGATTTGATGAAGCCACATGAGCTTGAGAGGGTGGAAACCGGCTGCTCTATCATGACCGATGCTTGGaccgacaagaaaagaagaagtatTATGAATTTATGCGTTCATTGCAGGTTAGGGACTGCCTTTCTTGAATCAAAGGAGGCGTCGGCTGATGCACACACAAGTCTATACATCTTCAATTATGTAGTTGGGTGCATTGAGAAAATTG GTGCTGAAAATGTTGTGCAAGTGGTCACGGACAATGCTTTAAATAACATGGGGGCAAAGGATATGCTCAAAGGAAAATGGCCAAAAATCTTTTGGACCTCATGTGCAACTCACACCCTCAACTTGATTGTAGAAGCAATTGCGAAGCTAAAGCAATTTGGTCCTACCATCACTAAAGCCAAGCAAATGACAATTTTTCTTTATGCACATCATAAAACACTGTCCTTGATGAGGTCTTTCACCAAGAAAAGAGACATTGTTAGACCGGGGGTGACACGATTTGCTTCGGCCTTTCTTACCTTGCAAAGTTTGGTTTCTAAAAGGAAGGAACTAAGAGCAATGGTTTGTAGTGATGAATGGGAAGCATGCAAGCACACAAAAAAGGTGAAAGGAAAGTCGGCTCATGCCACAATAATGAGTAGGGGATTTTGGAAAAATGTCTCTCTTTGCATCAAG GTTTTCGAGCCACTAGTGAAGGTTCTTCGGTTGGCAGATAGTGATGATCCATCTATGGCATCTATGTATGGAGAATTAATAAGTGCAAAAAAGGAAATCAAGGCTGTTGTTGAAAATTCAGAAAAAGACTATTTGCTGATCCCTAATCCATGGATAGCAAGATGA